The genomic window ACATTTCTCCAGCTGCCTACGTGTTTCATCAGATCCGCAGACCCACAGTATTTGTCTCAAACACGTCAGGGCTTGAAACTTCCTTCTGACACCTAATTCCATGCAAAGCTGTTCTCAGGCGATAACACACAAAAGCAGACTCTACTCTTACATGCCCCGTCGTACACGCAGCTGCTCAGAATATGTTCTGCTCTATATATAGATACAAACTGCAATCACTTAAACGGGAACCTTTCACATAAAAGGAAAGTTTTGTTCCatacaaaaaaataaagggaTAATATCAACGTTTTGCGGGATGGTGTGTGCTGCTGAACTACTGATGGCGTTTTCCGTTTTGAAAACCCTATAAATACACCACGTGGTGCATCCATCGTGGCCGCCGATGAAAGGACGTTGGTATGCGAGTAAACTGCTTAACAAGCTCTCCTACCTTTCGCCAGGACTCGAGACGAGGCTTCGCGGGACGCAGCAGGCGCGCGGAGCAGAACCAGAGAGTCCCTTCCGGCCAGGAGCCCGTCTTCGTGCATGGCTCCCGGTTTCTCCCCCGCTCTCCAGGCGCTACATAAATAACAATGACAAGGCGCAGGTGAAGATACGCCACCAGCAGAGCTCCTCCGGCCTCACTGCTGGGGCAGGCGCGCCCTGGACTCCCGAGAGCGCGCTGGGGCAGCCCGCAGCGAAACTAATGGGAGGCGACACAAAGGGCGGGAGAAAGAAGGGGACCCCGGGACCTGCCCCTGCCCCGAGCACTGGGCGGGGAGCAGGCCTCGCTGCAGGCCTCACCCCAGGCCTACCCCAGGCCTCACGGCTcaggccccggggccgccccggtcGCTGTCACGGGGCTCCCGTCTCCCCAGGCCGATCCCGAGCCCGCCCACTCCTCACTCTCCCTTACGTCACGCCCAGCCCCACCGCCTCGGGATGGCGTCACGCACCGGCCCATGACATCATCCTTCAAGGCCCGCCCTCTCGcacgtcgccgccgccgccctcgctGCCAATGAGCGGCCCTTCCTAAGGGCACCTCGGGTcaagccccgccccgccctgctcCCATTGGGTGGCCTCCGGCAGGGCCGCAGTCCTGCCTTCTGATTGGCTCCCGCCGACGGGGCTGTGACGCAACGCGATGGCGTGATGGAGAGGGAACCATAGAGCGCCGCTCGCCGAGCTAGAGCGCCCCGGGCAGGGCGCGATGGGACAGCGCGGGAGGActggggccgcggcgggcggtgagcggggggaccggggccggggccggccctggggaggggcggcggggccgggacggcccagccgcggggcggggagggagggacgaGGGCGCCGGGGTCCGGGCCGGCCGGGGACACGCGGGGACCCCCAGGTGCTGCCCCGCTGCGGCCCCTGCGCCCCCGCTCACGTCTCCCCTCGCACCCACGGCAGCGGCGCGGGCGGGAAGGTGATGTCCCAGAGGCCTGGCGGGGCCCccagggcccggccccgccgcacggAGGGCCGCAGCGCTCCCCGAGGCTCCCCGGCCGCTCGCCTTCGCTGTTGGAGATGAGGGTCCCTCCGCTGCCCGCGTCCGGCCGATGACTCCGTGGCACCATGGCCTTCCGCAGCTGTAACAGGCTCCTTGCGAGAGCCAGGTCGAGGTAAGGCGTGGGGTGATTTTCCTAGGCGTGTGCAGGCGTCCCTGCTGCTCTCGGGCTGGGCCGGAGATGAAACAGGCTGGGGATGGTCGCACCTCAGGGAGCAAGGGGGCTCCCTGGCACGATAACACTTTGCTTTAGCGATTATTTACGGCGACTGGTGCTGTTCCGATGTTTGCTAGCGTACACGTTCAGTGTAATATCAATACTCTAAACTAGAATACTTCTACAAACTTCTACAAAAGATTACCTGGCTAAACATGAGAAGTACAGAGTTTGATTTATCTAAAACTAAGGGATTTTGGCAGTTGTCATAATGCATAGCAGTTTGCGAGCTCTGAGCTCTTTTATAAATAACAGATCAAGCTATCTAACCGCTTGCCTCTCTTCAGTGTGCAGCCTGGCTTTTCCAGCGGAcgttgctgggggagggagggggcaggaaaTACAGAGAACTCTGTTCTAAACGCTTGGTGAGAGGagaaggtttttctttgtttgcaactGGCAAATTGTAGCCAATGCAATTGGTAGAAGGGCTTCCGAGACGCAGTCTGAAGTCTTGAGTTATTCTCCCCCAAGAGAAAAGTTGTTAGCATGGAAAAAATTCTCAATATTTTATCCATTGCTGAAGGATCGGAATCTCAGATACTGAGGCAGCCACAAGATCAATTTCACAGGATTAATTTGGCACTAAGAACGGTAATTTGTGTGTGACGCCGAGGTACCGTAGCCACAATGTGCTATTACTTGCTTAAATACCTCTCCAGTTTCAGCggctcccatcttcttgtgcactccAATTCTCCATGCTCTCCAGCAGCTGTTTTTGTCCAACTAGTGGATTCTCATTTAAACCGGACTCGCATAAGAGGCTCTGAAAACCAGCTGCACTGCGCACGGTTGGGCACTGGCCTACCTCACTCACCAGCTAAAGTTGTGCGAACGTTTCACACGTCCGCCTGCTTGCATCAGGAGCTCCGAGGTGAACCCGCGCCCCACCGAAGTACTGTAAACCAGGGTACTAAGCCTGCTAAAACTCCAACAAAACAAGTCATAGAGACTCCCGTGGGAAAAAAGTCTTTACGCCAAAAAATTGTGGATGAACTGAAACACTATTACAACGGATTCCACTTGCTTTGGATTGACACTAAGGTGGCTGCCAGGATGGTGTGGAGGCTGTTACATGGTCAGGTTCTCACTAGGAGGGAGAGACGAAGGGTAAGTGCCAGACATACAAACACCTTGCTAAAATGATGCATTAATAGGCTTGCTTAATGAAAGAAGTTTAACCACTCAGTTTCCACACTTCTTTGGAACACATATTTTTTTGTCTGGTTGAATAATAATTTCTGCTGTGCTCTTCTCTGTACAGTTGCTGAGAACTTGCGCAGATCTCTTCCGGCTGGTTCCCTTCCTGGTGTTTGTCATTGTCCCCTTCATGGAATTTCTGTTACCTGTTTTCTTGAAACTCTTTCCTGAAATGCTGCCCTCGACGTTTGAGACTGAGTCAAAAAAGGTTTGTGTCCTTTCTGAAGATGC from Calonectris borealis chromosome 27, bCalBor7.hap1.2, whole genome shotgun sequence includes these protein-coding regions:
- the LETM2 gene encoding LETM1 domain-containing protein LETM2, mitochondrial isoform X5 translates to MAFRSCNRLLARARSSFSGSHLLVHSNSPCSPAAVFVQLVDSHLNRTRIRGSENQLHCARLGTGLPHSPAKVVRTFHTSACLHQELRGEPAPHRSTVNQGTKPAKTPTKQVIETPVGKKSLRQKIVDELKHYYNGFHLLWIDTKVAARMVWRLLHGQVLTRRERRRLLRTCADLFRLVPFLVFVIVPFMEFLLPVFLKLFPEMLPSTFETESKKEEKQKKKLNAKLELAKFLQETIAEMAKRNKADTGQGKQFSSYVHQIRHTGHQPSTQEIVRFSKLFEDELTLEHLERPQLVALCKLLELQPIGTNNLLRFQLLLRLRTIKADDEMIAKEGVNGLSVSELQSACRARGMRSLGLSEEQLKEQLRQWLDLHLKENVPPSLLLLSRALYLIDVKPQPVAVPQNKTKMEASQGSKAGANGV